The stretch of DNA CTGTGCCTGGATGCACACGTCCAGTGCGGAGACCGGCTCGTCCTGAACTATGAATTCCGGGTTCAGGGCGAGGGCCCTGGCTATGCCCACCCTCTGGCGCCGTCCTCCGTCGAGTTCGTGGGGGTAGGCGTTGGTGAGCCTAGTGGCCAGTCCGACTATGTCCATGAGCTCCCTGATTCTGGCGGGTCGCTCGGTTTTTCCGGTGTAGCGGTTGTTGACCTCCAGGGGCTCGGATATGAGCTCCGATACGGTCATCCTGGGGTTGAGGCAGGAGTACGGGTCCTGAAAGACCATCTGCATCTTGGTCCTGAGGTCCGCCAGTCTCTTTCCCGAGGCGGAGAGCACGTCCTCTCCGTCCATTAGGACCTGTCCCGCCGTGGCCTCCAGCAGCCTTATGAGGACCCGGCCTGTGGTGGATTTACCGCAGCCCGACTCCCCCACCAGACCCAGGGTCTCGCCTTTGTCTATGTGGAAGCTGAGGTCGTCCACGGCGTGGAGCATGCCTCTTTTGGTTTTAAAGTATTTCTTGAGGTTGTTGACCTCTATGAGTTTGTTTCCTACTGCGACCATGACGGGCCCTCCTCAGTCTTTCTGGTGCAGGAAACAGGCCACGAAGTGGCCCGGCCTGGCCTCGGTCCAGCGGGGACGCTCGGTGCGGCACCGCTCCATGGCGTGGGTGCACCGGGGGTGGAAGGGACATCCCGACGGAAGGTTCGTGGGGTCCGGAGTCAGTCCCGGTATGACCTTGAGGAATTCCTCGTCGTCGTCCACGTCCGGTATGGAGTTGAACAGTCCCACGGTGTAGGGGTGAAGGGGCTCGGTGTAGAGGGGCCTCTTCTCGGCGTATTCCACCACCGAACCGGCGTACATTATGGCGACCTTTTCGCATATGTCGGCGACCACCCCCAGGTCGTGGGTTATCATGATCAGGGCGGTGTTGAACTTGCGTTTGAGGTCTTTCATGAGCTCCAGCACCTGGGCCTGGATGGTTACGTCCAGGGCGGTGGTGGGCTCGTCCGCTATCAGCAGAGCCGGGTTGCAGGCCAGGGCTATGGCTATGACGACCCTCTGTTTCATGCCCCCGGAGAACTGATGGGGATATTCGTGGGCCCTTTCGGAACGGATTCCGACGACCTCGAGCATTTCCACAGCTATCTTGAGGGCCTCTTTCTTGCTGACGTCGTTGTGGAGCAGCACCATCTCGGCTATCTGCTCGTCCACCGTTATGACCGGGTTGAGGGAGGTCATGGGGTCCTGGAAGATCATGGCGATCTTGCCTCCCCTGACGGAGCGCATTTCCTCTTCGGAGGCCTTGAGCAGGTCTTTTCCCTGAAAGATTATCTTTCCGTCGGTTATCTTTCCAGGCGGTTCGGAGATAAGGCCCATTATGGAGAGGGCGGTGGTGGTTTTTCCCGCTCCGGTCTCTCCGACGAAGCCCAGGGATTCGCCCGGGGCCAGCTTCAGTTGCAGGTCCTCCACGGCCCGGACGATTCCGTCCTCGGTGGTGTAGCGAACCGAGAGGTCCTGTATGTCCAGCAGCATTTTATCGTTCATTTCCGGTCCCCCGTTCTAGTTCTTCAGCTTGGGGTCCAGGGCGTCTCTTAGTCCGTCGCCCAGGAAGTTGAGAGCCAGTATGGTTATCATGATCGCCAGTCCGGGGAACATGGTCATGTAGGCATGATCCCGGATGTATTCCCGTCCTCCGGAGAGCATGGCGCCCCATTCGGGGATGGGAGGCTGTATGCCCAAGCCGATGAAGCTGAGCCCCGCGGCGGTGAGTATGGCGAAGGCGACCCCCAGGGTGCCCTGTACTATGATGGGGGCCATGCAGTTGGGCAGTATGTGTCTGAAGATTATCTTGAGGTCCTTGGCTCCCACCGATCTGGCCGCCTCTATGAATTCCTGCTCTCTTATGGAGAGCACCGAGGCCCGGACCAGTCTGGCGTACTGAGGCACGGAGGATATGCCGACGGCTATCATGAGGTTGAAGAGTCCCGGTCCCAGCGAGGCCGCCACCGATATGGCCAACAGCAGCTGAGGAACGGAGAACAGGACGTCCATGAATCTCATTATTACGTTGTCTATCCATCCGCCGTAGTATCCGGCCAGGGCTCCCAAAAAGCCTCCGATCAGTATGGAGAAGCTGACCGCGACGAATCCCACCTGTAGGGAGATTCGGCTTCCGTAGACTATGCGGCTGAAGATGTCCCGGCCGAATTCGTCCGTTCCGAACCAGTGGGTCGCCGATGGACTTTCGAAGGCCGCCATGAGGTCCTGTTCCTCGTAGGTATAGGGGGCTATGAAGTCGGCGAAGATGGCGGTGAAGGCCAGCACTATTACCACGAACAGGCCGATCATTGCCAGTCTGTTCTTTTTGAGCCTTCGGAATACTTCGGCCCAGGGGTTTTTTCTCTTGGTCTCTTTGATTACGGTTTCGCTCATTACGGGTTCGCTCATTCCGATGCACCTCCTAGGAGACGTACTGGGCCTTGATTCTCGGGTCCAGCCAGGCGTAAACGAGGTCCACCAGGAGGTTGACCACACAGAAGGCCACGGCGATGAAGAGGACGCCGCCCTGTACCACAGGGAAGTCCCTCATCTTGATGGATTCGACCATGAGTCTTCCGACTCCCGGGATGGAGAAGATCAGCTCGGTGAGGACCGCCCCTCCCAGAAGGATGCCGAACTGTATTCCGCTTATTGTTATGACAGGTATGAGGGCGTTGCCCAGGGCGTGTTTCCAGATGACCACTCTTTCCCTCTGTCCCTTGGCTCTGACGGTGCGGATGTAGTCCTGCCTTATGACCTCGAGCATGCTGGATCGGGTCATCCTGGTGATGATGGCCACGGACTGGGCTCCCAGGGTCAGGGCCGGAAGGATCATGGTGGAGACGCTGTCGAAACCCGACGGAGGAACCCATCCGAGCCTGACGGAGAAGAGCAGTATGAGCAATATTCCCAGCCAGAAGACCGGCATGGATATGCCGATCATGGCGAAGATCGTGACGGCGTTGTCGAACAGAGAGTACTGTTTTATGGCCGACACTATGCCGCAGGGTATGCCCACTATCATGGCTATGACCATGGCTATGGCGGAGAGTTTCAGGGTCACCGGGAAGGCGGCCCAGATTTCCTGGACCACCGGCCTCTTGGTGATGTAGGACCGGCCTATGTCTCCGTGGACGACCGCTTTATAGACGTAGCGTCCGAACTGTACGAAGAAGGGGTCGTTCAGACCCATCTCCTGCCTCAGCTCGTCCACCGATTCCTGCGGGGCCTGCTCTCCCAGGACCATCCTGGCCGGGTCTCCCGGGGTTATGTAGAGCATGGAGAAGACTATGAAGGTCACCCCTATGAGCACCGGAACGAGCATGAGTACCCGTTTGAAGATATATTTGAACATTCCGTTACCTCCCAATGCAGAATGGAAAGCAGGAGCACGGACGAGCCATGCTCCTGCGTCGGGTGCTTAGGTGCTTGAGGTCTTCAGGCTATTTGCCGTCGAAGGTCACCTTGCTGAGATCGTGGAAGCCGAAGGGGCTTACCGTGAATCCCTTGACGTAGTCCTGGGTTCCGATGATCTGCTCGTCGTTGTACATGAACACCCAGGGTCCCTTGTTTCTGAGGGCGTCCTGAATATCGTAGTAGACCTGCTGACGCTCCGGGCCGTCGGGGGTTACTCTGCCCTTTTCGAGAAGGGCGTCGACCTCGTCGTCTCCGAAGAAGGTGAAGTTGTTGTTGCCCTTCATCGAGGAATGGAAGGGAGCGAAGACCGCCATGTCCGGGTCGGGAGTCTGGCAGGTCCAGCCGACGATGAACATGTCGTGCTTCTTCTGGGTAAGTCCCTCAAGATAGGCGCCCCACTCGAGGACCTGGATGTCCACATCGACACCGATCTTCTTGAGCTGGTTCTGGGCGATGGTGGCTATGTCGATTCTGGCCTTCTTGTCGTTGGTCCATATGGAGGCCTTGAAGCCGTCGGGGTATCCCGCCTCGGCGAGGAGGGCCTTGGCCTTCTTCACGTCGTAGGGCATGGGCTTTAGGTCCGGGTTGGCGTATTTTACGTTGGGAGCGATGGGGCCGACCGCAGTGGCTCCGACTCCTCTGAGGACCGCCTTGATGATCTGGGGGGTGGGCAGAGCCATGGTGATGGCCTGACGGACCCTGACGTCATCGAAGGGGGCCTTCTCGCAGTTGAAGCCGAGGTAAGTGGTGGAGTTGTCGATAAGCCTGAGAAGCTTGAGCTCCTTGTTGGCCTCCACCCTGCTGACGTCGTTGGTGGTTATCTGGTAGGCGATGTCGACGTTGCCGCTCTCGAGCTCGATGGTGCGGTTGGTTCCCTCCGGGATGGCCCTGATGATGAGGGTCTTATAGGCCGGTTTCTCGCCGAAGTAGTCCTCGAAGCGCTCCATTACCATCTTGTCGCCGCGGTTCCACTCGACCAGTTTGAAGGGGCCGGTGCCCACCGGGTTCATGCCGTAGTTGTCTCCCGCCTCGGTGACGGCTTTCTCGTTGAGGATGGCTCCTCCGCCCATGTGGGTCATGGAGGGCAGGAAGGCGGCGAAGGGGAACAGGGTCTTGACCTCGACGGTGTAGTCGTCCAGGGCCACTATGCTGTCCGGGTCGATGGCTCCGACGATGTGCTTGACGGCACCGCTGGAGGGCGACAGGGATCTCTTGAGGCTGAAGACCACGTCGGAGGCTTTGAGCTCCTCGCCGTTGTGGAACTTGACGCCCTTACGCAGATAGAATCTGTAGGTGAGGTCGTCCACCTGCTCGACCTTCTCGGCCAGGTCTCCTACCACTTCGTCCTTGTCGTTGAGCTTGACCAGACGGTTGTAGATGTGGAGCATGGCTCCGGAGGAGGCCACATCGTTGGTCCCGAATGGATCCAGGGTCTTGGCGTCGTAGACGTTGGCCACGGTCAAGGTGTCCGGGTCTTTCTTTTCCTTGGCGATGGCGGGATTTCCCGCCAGTAGTCCGGCGGAAAGAGCGGCTGCGCAGAATGCCGCGCAGAGTTTGATGCCTTTTGCTTTCATTGTATTCCCTCCCGTATTCAAATTGGTATCCGTTTTAACGCACCCTGCTGCCACTTTATCGGGCCTACTTCAATTCGTCAACTGTTCTTTATTTACCTTTACAGTGCCGACTCTCCGTCCACGAAGACCAATTCGGGGGAGTTCCTTACGTCGAAGGGGTCGCCGCCCCAGAGGACCAGGTCGGCGTCTTTGCCCGGCTCGATGGAGCCCATTCTGTCATCCACCTCCAGGTGTCTGGCAGGGGCTATGGTGAGGGCCTCCAGGGCCGTATCGGCGTCCAGTCCGGCCCTTATGGCAAGGGCCGCTGCGACGGGGAGGGTCTCTATAGGGATTACCGGATGGTCCGTTATGAGGCAGAAGGATACGCCGGCCTTTTTGAGGGCCAGAAGGGTTTCCCAGCCCTTGTTTTTGACCTCTTCCTTGGTCTTGCTGGTGGCGGTTGGTCCGACCGCGGCCCGGACTTTTTTCTCCGCCAGGTAGTCCGCTATGAACTGTCCCTCGGTGCAGTGCTCTATGGTGTAGCGAAGGTCGAATTCGTCGCAGATTCTTATGGCGGTGCAGATGTCGTCGGCCCTGTGGCTGTGGATCCTCATGGGCACGGTGCGGTCCAATACGGGAAGGAAGTGCTCCATTCCCTGGTCGACGGAGAAGTGTTCCCCTTTTTCCTCCGCCCGTTTCTTTTTGTCCCTGTAGTCGAAGGCGTCCTGTATGGCTTTTCTCATGCAGGCGGCGTTGCCCATTCTGGTGGAGGGGAAACGTCCCTTGCCTCCCTGCCAGTTGACCGGGTTTTCGCCCAAAGCAGCCTTCATTCCCGAGTGGGCCCGGACGACCATTTTGTCCACTATGTGCCCCACCGGTTTTAAGATAGCCCCTATTCCCCCGATTATGTTGGCGCTGCCCGGAAGTATCTGCATACAGGTGATCCCTGCGGACAGGGCGTTGCGGAAGGCTTCGTCGGACGGGTTGATTCCGTCGACGGCCCGCACCGACGGTGTGACCGCCCCGGTGTCTTCGTTAACTGCGTTCATCGCCCCGGGAACGGCCTCCTCGCATATTCCCGCATGGACGTGGGCGTCGATGAAGCCCGGGGTGAGTATCTTGCCGGTTCCGTCGATGACCTCGGCTCCCTCCGGCACCGCTCCCCCGGACTGGACCGAGACGATTTTGCCGCCGTCGACGACTACCGTGGCGTTTTCCACGATTCCACCCGTAACTGTCCAAGCCTGGACCTTCGTTATCGCTTTCAACTGTGATCCCCTCCTGTTTTTGGATACCTTGCCTAGGGAACCATTGTATAACAGATCAGTAGATCCCGGCCAACCGGGGCAATAAAGTCGAGATAACCGGCACGTAGGCCAATATGAGTATGTCCAATATCATGATGAGTATGAAGGGCAAAATCGCCCTAGTTATCTGTTCCAGTTTTATCCCAGAGATACCGCACCCTACGAATAGGCAGACTCCGAGAGGGGGCGTTACCATTCCCACCGCCAGGTTCACGACCATGACTATACCGAAATGCAGTGGATCCACCCCTATCTGAGTCACTATCGGGAGCAATACCGGAACCAATATTATTATGGCCGCCACGGTTTCCATGAAAGTTCCTATGAAGAGAAGCAGCAAATTTACCAGGGTCAATATGACTATCGGATTATCGGAAATGGAAAGGATGGCATCGGCGACGAGTTGAGGAATCTGCTCCGCCGTAAGAATCCAACTGAAAACCGAGCAAGTCGCTATGATGAACATTACCACCGATGTTCCAACGGCCGAGGACACCAGGGTTTTCCTTATGTCCCGAAATCCCAGAGTCTTATAGACGAAGGTTCCCACCATGAATCCATAGACCACCGCAATGACGGCAGCCTCCGTCGGGGTGAACACGCCACCGTAGATACCCCCTAAAATTATTATTGGCATCATAAGAGCAGGGATTGCTTCTTTGAAGGCCGTCCATCTCTGGGTTCTAGTAGATCGCGCGTCTCCTCTGTAACCCCTCTTCCTCGATATCCGCCAGGCTACGAACATTAGGGAAAATCCCACCAGCACGCCGGGCAAGATGCCCCCCATAAACAGGGCTCCGATGGATACTCCCGTAAGGGTTCCATATATTATCATCGGTATGCTCGGCGGGATCATAACACCCAGAGTTCCGGCACTGGCTTCAACTGCGGTTGCGAAGGATTTGTCGTATCCCTTCCTGACCATGGCAGGTATGAGAATTGAGCCTATGGCAGCGACGGTGGGAACGGCCGCTCCTGAGATCGCCCCGAAAAACATGCTGGAGACTATTGCGACGAAGGCCAACCCGCCGGAGTATCTCCCCACAAAAGAGTTCGCCAGATCCACCAGTCTCCTGGAGATGCCGCCGTATTCCATCAACGAACCGGCCAATAGGAAGAAAGGTACCGCCATCAGAGGGAACGAGTCGGTCGCGGTTATCATTTTCTGAACGACTACCACGGGGGGGATCGCCCCGGAGAACAGAACGGCCGCAAGAGAGGACAGGCCGATGGACACTGCGATTGGCACGTTGATGGCAAAGAGTACGACCAGAGATGTGAACAAGACAGCGGCGGTCATGCTATCACCTCCGTTGGATCGAAGATGGTTCTGAACAGCCCGTCTATCGTGTACAGAAGCATTATCGCCGAACTAACGGGCAAAGATGAATAAGGTACGGCCATAGATATTTCCATGGCCGGAGAGGACTGGCAAAATACTATCGATAAAATCCTATATCCGTAAA from Dethiosulfovibrio russensis encodes:
- the nikB gene encoding nickel ABC transporter permease, yielding MFKYIFKRVLMLVPVLIGVTFIVFSMLYITPGDPARMVLGEQAPQESVDELRQEMGLNDPFFVQFGRYVYKAVVHGDIGRSYITKRPVVQEIWAAFPVTLKLSAIAMVIAMIVGIPCGIVSAIKQYSLFDNAVTIFAMIGISMPVFWLGILLILLFSVRLGWVPPSGFDSVSTMILPALTLGAQSVAIITRMTRSSMLEVIRQDYIRTVRAKGQRERVVIWKHALGNALIPVITISGIQFGILLGGAVLTELIFSIPGVGRLMVESIKMRDFPVVQGGVLFIAVAFCVVNLLVDLVYAWLDPRIKAQYVS
- a CDS encoding ABC transporter ATP-binding protein, whose translation is MVAVGNKLIEVNNLKKYFKTKRGMLHAVDDLSFHIDKGETLGLVGESGCGKSTTGRVLIRLLEATAGQVLMDGEDVLSASGKRLADLRTKMQMVFQDPYSCLNPRMTVSELISEPLEVNNRYTGKTERPARIRELMDIVGLATRLTNAYPHELDGGRRQRVGIARALALNPEFIVQDEPVSALDVCIQAQILNLMKNLQKELGLTYLFISHDLSVVKHVSDRIAVMYLGSMVELTDYRSIFKNPLHPYTQALLSAIPIAKVDVDRDRILLEGDVPSPIEPPAGCRFAGRCRFRQERCTVETPELRQMEPGRWVACHYAGQLEERRA
- a CDS encoding amidohydrolase, giving the protein MKAITKVQAWTVTGGIVENATVVVDGGKIVSVQSGGAVPEGAEVIDGTGKILTPGFIDAHVHAGICEEAVPGAMNAVNEDTGAVTPSVRAVDGINPSDEAFRNALSAGITCMQILPGSANIIGGIGAILKPVGHIVDKMVVRAHSGMKAALGENPVNWQGGKGRFPSTRMGNAACMRKAIQDAFDYRDKKKRAEEKGEHFSVDQGMEHFLPVLDRTVPMRIHSHRADDICTAIRICDEFDLRYTIEHCTEGQFIADYLAEKKVRAAVGPTATSKTKEEVKNKGWETLLALKKAGVSFCLITDHPVIPIETLPVAAALAIRAGLDADTALEALTIAPARHLEVDDRMGSIEPGKDADLVLWGGDPFDVRNSPELVFVDGESAL
- the nikC gene encoding nickel transporter permease → MSETVIKETKRKNPWAEVFRRLKKNRLAMIGLFVVIVLAFTAIFADFIAPYTYEEQDLMAAFESPSATHWFGTDEFGRDIFSRIVYGSRISLQVGFVAVSFSILIGGFLGALAGYYGGWIDNVIMRFMDVLFSVPQLLLAISVAASLGPGLFNLMIAVGISSVPQYARLVRASVLSIREQEFIEAARSVGAKDLKIIFRHILPNCMAPIIVQGTLGVAFAILTAAGLSFIGLGIQPPIPEWGAMLSGGREYIRDHAYMTMFPGLAIMITILALNFLGDGLRDALDPKLKN
- a CDS encoding TRAP transporter large permease, giving the protein MTAAVLFTSLVVLFAINVPIAVSIGLSSLAAVLFSGAIPPVVVVQKMITATDSFPLMAVPFFLLAGSLMEYGGISRRLVDLANSFVGRYSGGLAFVAIVSSMFFGAISGAAVPTVAAIGSILIPAMVRKGYDKSFATAVEASAGTLGVMIPPSIPMIIYGTLTGVSIGALFMGGILPGVLVGFSLMFVAWRISRKRGYRGDARSTRTQRWTAFKEAIPALMMPIIILGGIYGGVFTPTEAAVIAVVYGFMVGTFVYKTLGFRDIRKTLVSSAVGTSVVMFIIATCSVFSWILTAEQIPQLVADAILSISDNPIVILTLVNLLLLFIGTFMETVAAIIILVPVLLPIVTQIGVDPLHFGIVMVVNLAVGMVTPPLGVCLFVGCGISGIKLEQITRAILPFILIMILDILILAYVPVISTLLPRLAGIY
- a CDS encoding ABC transporter substrate-binding protein; this translates as MKAKGIKLCAAFCAAALSAGLLAGNPAIAKEKKDPDTLTVANVYDAKTLDPFGTNDVASSGAMLHIYNRLVKLNDKDEVVGDLAEKVEQVDDLTYRFYLRKGVKFHNGEELKASDVVFSLKRSLSPSSGAVKHIVGAIDPDSIVALDDYTVEVKTLFPFAAFLPSMTHMGGGAILNEKAVTEAGDNYGMNPVGTGPFKLVEWNRGDKMVMERFEDYFGEKPAYKTLIIRAIPEGTNRTIELESGNVDIAYQITTNDVSRVEANKELKLLRLIDNSTTYLGFNCEKAPFDDVRVRQAITMALPTPQIIKAVLRGVGATAVGPIAPNVKYANPDLKPMPYDVKKAKALLAEAGYPDGFKASIWTNDKKARIDIATIAQNQLKKIGVDVDIQVLEWGAYLEGLTQKKHDMFIVGWTCQTPDPDMAVFAPFHSSMKGNNNFTFFGDDEVDALLEKGRVTPDGPERQQVYYDIQDALRNKGPWVFMYNDEQIIGTQDYVKGFTVSPFGFHDLSKVTFDGK
- a CDS encoding ABC transporter ATP-binding protein; this translates as MNDKMLLDIQDLSVRYTTEDGIVRAVEDLQLKLAPGESLGFVGETGAGKTTTALSIMGLISEPPGKITDGKIIFQGKDLLKASEEEMRSVRGGKIAMIFQDPMTSLNPVITVDEQIAEMVLLHNDVSKKEALKIAVEMLEVVGIRSERAHEYPHQFSGGMKQRVVIAIALACNPALLIADEPTTALDVTIQAQVLELMKDLKRKFNTALIMITHDLGVVADICEKVAIMYAGSVVEYAEKRPLYTEPLHPYTVGLFNSIPDVDDDEEFLKVIPGLTPDPTNLPSGCPFHPRCTHAMERCRTERPRWTEARPGHFVACFLHQKD